The following are from one region of the Poecilia reticulata strain Guanapo linkage group LG7, Guppy_female_1.0+MT, whole genome shotgun sequence genome:
- the LOC103467371 gene encoding protein lifeguard 2-like: MTQGKLSLANKGNDSASGEAFVAPPPPTYEEAIAGVSAPCYNDVEMLTEFTWDDVNIRRVFIRKVYSILMIQLLVTVAIVALFTFCDPVKDYIQTNPGWYWASYVVFFVTYLTLSCCSAPRRQFPWNLILLAIFTLSLSYMTGMLSSFYNTKSVVMCLGITAAVCLVVTVFSFQTKLDVTSCQGILFIFCMVMFISGLVLAIVLPFQYVPWLDAIYAALGAILFTMFLAFDTQLLMGNKRYTMSPEEYVFATLNIYLDIVYIFSFFLQIFGTKRD; encoded by the exons ATGACACAGGGCAAG CTGTCACTTGCTAACAAGGGGAATGACTCCGCAAGTGGAGAGGCCTTCGTGGCACCACCTCCTCCCACATATGAGGAAGCTATTGCAG GTGTCAGTGCTCCTTGCTACAATGATGTGGAGATGCTCACAGAGTTCACCTGGGATGATGTCAACATCAGAAGAGTCTTCATTCGTAAG GTGTACTCTATCTTGATGATCCAACTTTTGGTCACTGTTGCAATTGTGGCTCTTTTTACCTTCTG TGATCCAGTGAAAGACTACATTCAAACCAACCCTGGGTGGTACTGGGCCTCATA TGTGGTGTTCTTTGTCACCTACTTGACTCTGTCATGCTGCTCTGCACCCAG GAGACAGTTTCCATGGAATCTGATCCTGCTTGCCATCTTT actttATCCCTTTCTTACATGACTGGAATGTTGTCCAG CTTCTATAACACCAAGTCAGTAGTGATGTGCCTGGGCATCACAGCCGCAGTCTGTCTTGTTGTTACAGTCTTCAGCTTCCAGACCAAG CTTGATGTGACCTCTTGCCAAGGTATACTGTTCATCTTCTGTATGGTGATGTTCATCTCTGGACTGGTGCTGGCGATTGTCCTGCCTTTTCAATAT GTACCCTGGCTGGATGCCATTTATGCCGCCCTGGGAGCCATTCTATTTACAATG TTCTTGGCATTTGACACACAGCTGCTTATGGGGAACAAGAGATACACCATGAGTCCTGAAGAATATGTGTTTGCCACCCTCAACATTTACCTGGACATCGTGTATatcttctccttcttcctccAAATCTTTGGAACAAAGCGAGATTAA
- the mfsd5 gene encoding molybdate-anion transporter: MLVTAYFAIIVLLALCVGLEFTARRLTPPQSTPTAVANPAFRRFQSIFLRAYLLALWADWLQGPYLYKLYRHYSFLESQIAILYVCGLASCVLFAPFSGWLPQVLGRRQTCLLFCVSYSACCLTKLSRDYFVLIVGRILGGLSTSLLATTFEAWYVHRHLDVHDFPKEWIPSTFNKVATWNHGLAVGAGLVANLLAEWLHLGPVAPFLLAVPCLGCCGLVVLTDWGKEEAERGPEGDKPTLILGAATGGVIRLSAKERFSRSCQEGLRCLLSDKRVLLLGGVQALFESVLYIFVFLWTPVLDPHGPPLGIVFSCLMAASMVGSLLYRLATSTRYRLQPGQVLCLAILMAFFSFFMLTFSTAPGQPRPHDSFLAFLLLELACGLYFPAVSFLQGRVIPEEKRAGVLAWFRLPLHLLACLGLLALHGEISGTGGGEGGGGTRHMFGGCAIMMLAALMAVISLFTLSRNDTDLRLEGCRGDGEME, encoded by the coding sequence ATGTTGGTGACGGCTTACTTTGCCATAATTGTCCTGCTGGCCCTGTGTGTTGGCTTGGAGTTCACAGCACGCCGCCTCACACCACCTCAGTCCACTCCCACTGCTGTTGCCAACCCGGCTTTCCGTCGATTCCAGAGCATATTTCTGCGGGCGTACCTCCTGGCCTTGTGGGCAGACTGGCTCCAGGGTCCTTACCTCTACAAACTGTACCGCCACTACAGCTTCCTGGAATCTCAAATAGCTATTTTATACGTTTGCGGACTGGCCTCCTGCGTCCTGTTTGCTCCGTTTTCAGGCTGGCTGCCTCAGGTCCTGGGCCGCAGACAAACATGTCTGCTCTTCTGTGTGTCCTACTCGGCCTGCTGTCTCACCAAGCTCTCCAgggattattttgttttgatcgTGGGCCGCATCCTGGGGGGTCTTTCCACATCCCTGCTCGCCACCACGTTTGAAGCCTGGTATGTGCACAGACATTTAGATGTCCATGACTTTCCCAAAGAGTGGATCCCCAGCACCTTTAATAAAGTTGCTACCTGGAACCATGGCCTGGCAGTGGGAGCAGGGCTTGTAGCTAACTTGCTGGCTGAGTGGCTTCACTTGGGACCAGTGGCTCCCTTTCTGCTGGCTGTGCCCTGCCTTGGCTGCTGTGGCTTGGTGGTACTAACAGACTGGGGGAAGGAGGAGGCTGAAAGAGGTCCTGAAGGAGATAAACCTACTCTGATACTTGGCGCTGCTACTGGAGGTGTCATTCGTTTGTCTGCTAAAGAGCGATTTTCACGCAGCTGCCAGGAGGGACTTCGCTGCCTGCTGTCAGACAAGAGAGTCCTGCTCTTAGGTGGTGTGCAGGCCCTGTTTGAAAGCGTCCTCTACATATTTGTCTTCCTATGGACTCCAGTGCTGGACCCTCATGGCCCCCCTTTAGGTATAGTGTTCTCCTGCCTCATGGCGGCCTCTATGGTGGGCTCCCTGCTGTACCGCTTGGCCACTTCCACTCGTTATCGTCTGCAGCCTGGTCAGGTGCTCTGTCTCGCCATTCTGATGGCCTTCTTCTCATTCTTCATGTTAACTTTTTCCACTGCGCCGGGACAGCCGAGGCCTCACGATTCCTTCTTGgccttcctgctgctggagctggcGTGCGGCCTGTACTTCCCGGCAGTCAGCTTTCTACAGGGAAGGGTGATCCCAGAGGAGAAGCGTGCCGGCGTGCTGGCCTGGTTTCGGCTACCGCTGCACCTGCTGGCCTGCTTGGGACTGCTGGCGCTCCACGGAGAAATCTCAGGAACAGGAGGGGGAGAGGGCGGCGGCGGCACCAGACACATGTTCGGCGGCTGCGCCATCATGATGCTGGCGGCTCTGATGGCCGTCATTAGTCTTTTCACCCTGAGCAGGAATGACACTGACCTGAGACTGGAGGGATGCAGAGGGGATGGGGAGATGGAGTAA
- the LOC103467373 gene encoding nuclear receptor subfamily 1 group D member 1-like isoform X1, with amino-acid sequence MDNSPGGGGGVILYAGSSGSSSPSPGSPSSGYQTQSPSSHSQPSSPEEVTFTEIGALRQGRTTGANTPTSKLVFQFPEVFSASSVAAAPQQPYAHPIAGKRPCGFAGTFTKTGGMVLLCKVCGDIASGFHYGVHACEGCKGFFRRSIQQNINYKMCVKNENCLIMRMNRNRCQHCRFKKCLSVGMSRDAVRFGRIPKREKQRLLDEMQSYMNSLNESAAMDIDSSVRDSTTSTDDCNSKEAIGTISKAYRDIFTGNNSHERSSNRASISTSSSSSSSSSNNNNASTFSQDGGFQASSHPNSTQSYQSCPVSHVTMCPVASNNNQPAFHKVDNNNYSYLVSTNQNHNQSNTAMGQRISFTNHNSFPSGEVVQNQPSTCPWKLAPGAKVLACPLNACPVSGAERTSQEIWESFSQCFTPAVKEVVEFAKGIPGFQELSQQDQVMLLKSGTFQVLMVRFCTLFNAEQRTVTFLNGQTYPLSTLRVLGMGSLLDAMFEFSEKLGSLGLEPDEMALFMAVVLVSADRSGISDMRAVEQLQEGLIRALRSLISRRRPDDSALFSKLLLRLPDLRTLNNLHSDKLLAFRIDP; translated from the exons ATGGATAACAGTCCTGGAGGTG GAGGTGGAGTCATCCTGTACGCAGGGTCTTCAGGCAGCTCAAGCCCGAGCCCTGGCAGCCCCTCCAGTGGGTACCAAACACAGTCACCCTCTTCACACTCCCAGCCCTCGTCTCCAGAAGAAGTTACCTTCACTGAGATTGGGGCGCTCAGGCAGGGTCGGACAACTGGGGCCAACACCCCGACCTCCAAACTGGTGTTCCAGTTCCCAGAGGTCTTCAGCGCTTCCTCAGTCGCCGCTGCTCCACAGCAACCCTATGCACACCCTATTGCGGGAAAGAGACCCTGCGGGTTTGCTGGAACATTCACCA AGACGGGTGGAATGGTCCTGCTCTGTAAAGTTTGTGGAGACATTGCATCCGGTTTCCACTATGGAGTGCATGCATGTGAGGGCTGCAAG GGCTTTTTCCGCCGCAGCATCCAGCAGAACATCAACTACAAGATGTGCGTGAAGAACGAGAACTGTCTGATCATGCGGATGAACCGCAACAGATGCCAGCACTGCCGTTTCAAGAAATGCCTCTCCGTCGGCATGTCGAGAGATG CTGTGCGTTTTGGGCGCATTCCTAAACGGGAGAAACAGCGACTTCTTGACGAAATGCAGAGCTACATGAACAGCCTGAATGAGTCAGCTGCCATGGACATTGACTCTTCAGTGAGGGACAGTACCACCAGCACAGACGACTGCAACTCAAAAGAGGCCATTGGGACCATTTCCAAAGCCTATCGGGACATCTTCACCGGCAACAACAGCCACGAGAGATCCTCCAACAGGGCCAGCATTTCcacttccagcagcagcagcagcagcagcagcaacaacaataaCGCATCTACCTTTTCTCAGGATGGTGGTTTCCAAGCATCATCTCATCCCAACTCCACCCAGAGTTATCAGTCGTGCCCCGTCTCCCATGTAACTATGTGCCCCGTTGCCTCTAACAATAACCAACCTGCGTTTCACAAAGTGGACAACAATAACTATTCGTATTTAGTGTCAACAAATCAGAATCATAATCAGTCAAATACTGCAATGGGGCAAAGAATCAGCTTCACCAACCATAACAGTTTTCCCTCTGGAGAAGTCGTCCAAAACCAGCCCTCCACCTGTCCGTGGAAATTAGCACCAGGAGCTAAAGTGCTG GCCTGCCCTCTCAATGCGTGCCCTGTATCAGGAGCAGAGCGAACAAGTCAGGAGATATGGGAGTCCTTTTCTCAGTGTTTCACCCCTGCTGTGAAAGAAGTTGTGGAGTTTGCTAAGGGCATTCCCGGGTTCCAAGAACTGAGCCAACAGGACCAAGTCATGCTGCTAAAGTCTGGCACCTTCCAG GTTCTCATGGTGAGGTTTTGCACTTTGTTCAATGCTGAGCAACGTACGGTGACCTTCCTAAATGGCCAGACGTACCCCCTATCCACTTTGCGAGTCTTGGGCATGGGGTCTCTTCTGGATGCGATGTTTGAGTTCAGCGAGAAGCTGGGCTCTCTGGGACTGGAGCCTGATGAGATGGCCCTGTTCATGGCTGTGGTGCTGGTTTCTGCAG ACCGTTCTGGCATCTCGGATATGAGAGCCGTGGAGCAGCTCCAGGAGGGCCTGATCCGCGCCCTTCGGTCGCTGATCAGTCGCCGACGCCCAGACGACTCCGCCCTCTTCTCCAAACTCCTACTGCGCCTACCGGACCTGCGAACCCTCAATAACCTGCACTCCGACAAACTGTTGGCCTTTCGCATTGACCCATAA
- the LOC103467373 gene encoding nuclear receptor subfamily 1 group D member 1-like isoform X2, translating to MDNSPGGGGVILYAGSSGSSSPSPGSPSSGYQTQSPSSHSQPSSPEEVTFTEIGALRQGRTTGANTPTSKLVFQFPEVFSASSVAAAPQQPYAHPIAGKRPCGFAGTFTKTGGMVLLCKVCGDIASGFHYGVHACEGCKGFFRRSIQQNINYKMCVKNENCLIMRMNRNRCQHCRFKKCLSVGMSRDAVRFGRIPKREKQRLLDEMQSYMNSLNESAAMDIDSSVRDSTTSTDDCNSKEAIGTISKAYRDIFTGNNSHERSSNRASISTSSSSSSSSSNNNNASTFSQDGGFQASSHPNSTQSYQSCPVSHVTMCPVASNNNQPAFHKVDNNNYSYLVSTNQNHNQSNTAMGQRISFTNHNSFPSGEVVQNQPSTCPWKLAPGAKVLACPLNACPVSGAERTSQEIWESFSQCFTPAVKEVVEFAKGIPGFQELSQQDQVMLLKSGTFQVLMVRFCTLFNAEQRTVTFLNGQTYPLSTLRVLGMGSLLDAMFEFSEKLGSLGLEPDEMALFMAVVLVSADRSGISDMRAVEQLQEGLIRALRSLISRRRPDDSALFSKLLLRLPDLRTLNNLHSDKLLAFRIDP from the exons ATGGATAACAGTCCTGGAG GAGGTGGAGTCATCCTGTACGCAGGGTCTTCAGGCAGCTCAAGCCCGAGCCCTGGCAGCCCCTCCAGTGGGTACCAAACACAGTCACCCTCTTCACACTCCCAGCCCTCGTCTCCAGAAGAAGTTACCTTCACTGAGATTGGGGCGCTCAGGCAGGGTCGGACAACTGGGGCCAACACCCCGACCTCCAAACTGGTGTTCCAGTTCCCAGAGGTCTTCAGCGCTTCCTCAGTCGCCGCTGCTCCACAGCAACCCTATGCACACCCTATTGCGGGAAAGAGACCCTGCGGGTTTGCTGGAACATTCACCA AGACGGGTGGAATGGTCCTGCTCTGTAAAGTTTGTGGAGACATTGCATCCGGTTTCCACTATGGAGTGCATGCATGTGAGGGCTGCAAG GGCTTTTTCCGCCGCAGCATCCAGCAGAACATCAACTACAAGATGTGCGTGAAGAACGAGAACTGTCTGATCATGCGGATGAACCGCAACAGATGCCAGCACTGCCGTTTCAAGAAATGCCTCTCCGTCGGCATGTCGAGAGATG CTGTGCGTTTTGGGCGCATTCCTAAACGGGAGAAACAGCGACTTCTTGACGAAATGCAGAGCTACATGAACAGCCTGAATGAGTCAGCTGCCATGGACATTGACTCTTCAGTGAGGGACAGTACCACCAGCACAGACGACTGCAACTCAAAAGAGGCCATTGGGACCATTTCCAAAGCCTATCGGGACATCTTCACCGGCAACAACAGCCACGAGAGATCCTCCAACAGGGCCAGCATTTCcacttccagcagcagcagcagcagcagcagcaacaacaataaCGCATCTACCTTTTCTCAGGATGGTGGTTTCCAAGCATCATCTCATCCCAACTCCACCCAGAGTTATCAGTCGTGCCCCGTCTCCCATGTAACTATGTGCCCCGTTGCCTCTAACAATAACCAACCTGCGTTTCACAAAGTGGACAACAATAACTATTCGTATTTAGTGTCAACAAATCAGAATCATAATCAGTCAAATACTGCAATGGGGCAAAGAATCAGCTTCACCAACCATAACAGTTTTCCCTCTGGAGAAGTCGTCCAAAACCAGCCCTCCACCTGTCCGTGGAAATTAGCACCAGGAGCTAAAGTGCTG GCCTGCCCTCTCAATGCGTGCCCTGTATCAGGAGCAGAGCGAACAAGTCAGGAGATATGGGAGTCCTTTTCTCAGTGTTTCACCCCTGCTGTGAAAGAAGTTGTGGAGTTTGCTAAGGGCATTCCCGGGTTCCAAGAACTGAGCCAACAGGACCAAGTCATGCTGCTAAAGTCTGGCACCTTCCAG GTTCTCATGGTGAGGTTTTGCACTTTGTTCAATGCTGAGCAACGTACGGTGACCTTCCTAAATGGCCAGACGTACCCCCTATCCACTTTGCGAGTCTTGGGCATGGGGTCTCTTCTGGATGCGATGTTTGAGTTCAGCGAGAAGCTGGGCTCTCTGGGACTGGAGCCTGATGAGATGGCCCTGTTCATGGCTGTGGTGCTGGTTTCTGCAG ACCGTTCTGGCATCTCGGATATGAGAGCCGTGGAGCAGCTCCAGGAGGGCCTGATCCGCGCCCTTCGGTCGCTGATCAGTCGCCGACGCCCAGACGACTCCGCCCTCTTCTCCAAACTCCTACTGCGCCTACCGGACCTGCGAACCCTCAATAACCTGCACTCCGACAAACTGTTGGCCTTTCGCATTGACCCATAA